The proteins below are encoded in one region of Streptomyces cyanogenus:
- a CDS encoding bifunctional GNAT family N-acetyltransferase/acetate--CoA ligase family protein has translation MQTSADRQDRHQYPAHWEADVVLRDGGTARIRPITVDDADRLVSFYEQVSDESKYYRFFAPYPRLSAKDVHRFTHHDFVDRVGLAATVGGEFIATVRYDRIGTDGMPASAPADEAEVAFLVQDAHQGRGVASALLEHIAAVARERGIRRFAAEVLPANTKMIKVFTDAGYTQKRSFEDGVVRLEFDLEPTDRSLAVQRAREQRAEARSVRRLLAPGSVAVVGVGRVPGGVGRSILGNIRDAGYTGGLYAVNKVFPEDLKEIDGVPAHRSVRDIDGPVDLAVVAVPAEQVPAVVAECGEHGVQGLVVLSAGYAESGPEGHERQRALVRAARAYGMRIIGPNAFGVINTAPDVRLNASLAPEMPRPGRIGMFAQSGAIGIALLSRLHRRGGGVTGVTGVSTFVSAGNRADVSGNDVLQYWYDDPETDVVLMYLESIGNPRKFTRLARRTAAAKPLVVVQGTGTAPQGHAVRATRLPYATVSALLRQAGVIRVDTITELVDAGLLLARQPLPAGPRVAILGNSESLGVLTYDRCLAEGLRPARPVDLTTGATAQDFHRALAAALADGTNDAVVVTAIPAIGEGSPGDAELAEALRSAAAAVPGKPVLVVHVELGGLAEALSAAASTAPGAGDRAPGPAGTAATAPLATPPEGTHLIPAYPAAERAVRALAEAVRYAGWRREAADPGKVPEYEDIDEKGAARLIGELLTRGQGLTISDADTCELLGRYGIPVRRALPAPTPRAAAEAARSLGYPVALKATAPHLRHRADLGGVRLDLADEEQLLRAYTELTELFGQPEELRPVVQGMAPRGVDTVVRAVIDPAAGAVLSFGLAGAASQLLGDMAHRLIPVTDREATSLIRSIRTAPLLFGWRGSTPVDTPALEELLLRVSRLVDDHPEVVAVTLEPVVVAPHGVSVLGATVRLAPPPARDDLGPRTLPAY, from the coding sequence ATGCAGACCTCGGCGGACCGGCAGGACCGGCACCAGTACCCCGCCCACTGGGAGGCGGACGTGGTGCTGCGCGACGGTGGCACCGCGCGCATCCGGCCCATCACCGTTGATGACGCCGACCGCCTGGTCAGTTTCTACGAGCAGGTCTCGGACGAGTCGAAGTACTACCGCTTCTTCGCGCCGTACCCACGGCTCTCCGCCAAGGACGTCCACCGCTTCACGCACCACGACTTTGTGGACCGGGTGGGACTCGCGGCCACCGTCGGCGGCGAGTTCATCGCCACCGTACGCTATGACCGCATCGGCACCGACGGCATGCCCGCCTCCGCGCCCGCCGACGAGGCCGAGGTCGCCTTCCTGGTGCAGGACGCCCACCAGGGCCGCGGGGTCGCCTCCGCCCTGCTGGAGCACATCGCGGCCGTCGCGCGCGAGCGGGGCATCCGCCGCTTCGCCGCCGAGGTGCTGCCCGCCAACACCAAGATGATCAAGGTGTTCACGGACGCCGGCTACACCCAGAAACGCAGCTTCGAGGACGGCGTCGTCCGCCTGGAGTTCGACCTCGAACCCACCGACCGCTCCCTCGCCGTCCAACGCGCGCGCGAGCAGCGCGCCGAGGCCCGCTCGGTACGGCGGCTCCTGGCGCCCGGCTCCGTCGCGGTCGTCGGCGTCGGCCGCGTCCCCGGCGGAGTGGGCCGCAGCATCCTCGGCAACATCCGCGACGCGGGGTACACCGGCGGTCTGTACGCCGTGAACAAGGTGTTCCCGGAGGACCTCAAGGAGATCGACGGGGTGCCCGCGCACCGCTCGGTGCGGGACATCGACGGGCCCGTGGACCTCGCCGTCGTGGCCGTCCCGGCCGAGCAGGTGCCCGCCGTGGTCGCCGAGTGCGGGGAGCACGGCGTCCAGGGGCTGGTCGTGCTCTCCGCCGGATACGCCGAGAGCGGCCCCGAGGGGCACGAACGGCAGCGGGCCCTCGTCCGCGCCGCGCGCGCGTACGGCATGCGGATCATCGGCCCGAACGCCTTCGGCGTCATCAACACCGCCCCGGACGTCCGGCTGAACGCCTCCCTCGCCCCCGAGATGCCCCGCCCCGGCCGCATCGGCATGTTCGCCCAGTCCGGCGCCATCGGCATCGCCCTGCTGTCCCGGCTGCACCGGCGCGGCGGAGGCGTCACCGGGGTCACCGGCGTCTCCACCTTCGTGTCCGCCGGCAACCGCGCCGACGTCTCCGGCAACGACGTCCTGCAGTACTGGTACGACGACCCCGAGACCGACGTCGTCCTCATGTACCTGGAGTCCATCGGCAACCCCCGCAAGTTCACTCGCCTCGCCCGGCGGACGGCGGCGGCCAAGCCCCTGGTGGTGGTCCAGGGGACCGGCACGGCACCGCAGGGCCACGCGGTACGGGCCACGCGGCTGCCGTACGCGACCGTCTCCGCACTGCTCAGGCAGGCCGGGGTGATCCGGGTCGACACGATCACCGAGCTGGTCGACGCGGGGCTGCTGCTCGCGCGCCAGCCACTGCCCGCAGGCCCGCGCGTGGCCATCCTCGGCAACTCCGAGTCGCTGGGCGTGCTCACGTACGACCGGTGCCTGGCCGAGGGGCTGCGGCCGGCCCGGCCCGTGGACCTGACGACCGGGGCGACCGCGCAGGACTTCCACCGGGCGCTCGCCGCCGCGCTGGCCGACGGCACGAACGACGCCGTCGTCGTCACGGCGATCCCCGCGATCGGGGAGGGCTCGCCCGGGGACGCCGAGCTGGCCGAGGCGCTGCGGTCGGCCGCGGCCGCCGTGCCGGGCAAACCGGTGCTGGTGGTGCACGTAGAACTCGGCGGGCTGGCCGAGGCCCTGTCGGCCGCGGCGAGCACCGCACCGGGGGCCGGCGACAGGGCGCCCGGACCCGCGGGGACGGCGGCAACCGCCCCCCTCGCCACCCCGCCCGAAGGCACCCACCTCATCCCCGCCTACCCCGCCGCCGAACGCGCCGTCCGGGCCCTCGCCGAGGCCGTGCGGTACGCCGGGTGGCGGCGGGAGGCGGCCGACCCCGGGAAGGTGCCGGAGTACGAGGACATCGACGAGAAGGGGGCCGCGCGGCTGATCGGCGAGCTGCTCACGCGCGGGCAGGGGCTCACCATCTCCGACGCGGACACCTGCGAGCTGCTCGGCAGGTACGGCATACCCGTGCGCCGGGCCCTGCCCGCGCCCACCCCGCGGGCCGCCGCCGAGGCCGCCCGCTCCCTGGGCTACCCGGTCGCCCTCAAGGCCACCGCACCGCACCTGCGGCACCGCGCCGACCTGGGCGGGGTCCGCCTGGACCTCGCGGACGAGGAACAACTGCTGCGGGCGTACACCGAGTTGACCGAGCTGTTCGGGCAGCCGGAGGAGCTGCGGCCGGTGGTGCAGGGCATGGCCCCGCGCGGCGTCGACACGGTCGTCCGTGCGGTGATCGATCCGGCGGCCGGCGCCGTGCTGTCCTTCGGGCTGGCCGGGGCCGCCTCCCAGCTGCTCGGGGACATGGCCCACCGGCTGATACCGGTCACCGACCGGGAGGCGACCTCGCTGATCCGGTCGATCCGGACGGCCCCGCTGCTGTTCGGCTGGCGTGGCTCCACCCCGGTGGACACCCCGGCCCTGGAGGAGCTGCTGCTGCGGGTGTCCCGGCTGGTCGACGACCACCCCGAGGTGGTCGCGGTCACCCTGGAGCCGGTCGTCGTCGCCCCGCACGGAGTGAGCGTCCTCGGCGCCACCGTCCGGCTCGCGCCCCCGCCGGCCCGCGACGACCTGGGCCCGCGCACGCTGCCGGCCTACTGA
- a CDS encoding M23 family metallopeptidase, with protein MAFICATGKHRKPGRVKRTTAQAAGVAALTTTGVIGTLAASPALAAEHSPEQTGLVPVLTVTEDVPEQIDAQATAQQQAAERKAAEEAAAKAAAKRAAEVRAAKARAAREAERKLLNTFVAPIAHSYVSTGYQASSSLWSSGSHTGIDFHAAAGTAVHAVGSGTVVSTGWGGAYGNQIVIRMADGMYTQYGHLSSIGVTVGQKVVPGQQIGLSGATGNVTGPHLHFEARTSPEYGSDVDPVAYLRKHGVNL; from the coding sequence ATGGCGTTCATCTGCGCCACCGGGAAGCACCGCAAGCCCGGTCGGGTCAAGCGGACCACGGCTCAGGCGGCCGGCGTCGCGGCCCTCACCACCACCGGCGTGATCGGCACCCTCGCCGCCTCCCCGGCGCTCGCTGCCGAGCACTCCCCGGAGCAGACCGGCCTCGTCCCCGTCCTCACCGTCACCGAGGACGTCCCCGAGCAGATCGACGCCCAGGCCACCGCCCAGCAGCAGGCCGCCGAGCGGAAGGCGGCCGAGGAGGCCGCCGCGAAGGCCGCCGCCAAGCGGGCCGCGGAGGTGCGCGCGGCCAAGGCCCGTGCCGCCCGCGAGGCGGAGCGCAAGCTGCTGAACACCTTCGTCGCCCCCATCGCGCACTCCTACGTCTCCACGGGCTACCAGGCCAGCAGCTCCCTGTGGTCCTCCGGCTCGCACACCGGCATCGACTTCCACGCGGCCGCCGGCACGGCCGTCCACGCGGTGGGCTCCGGCACGGTCGTCTCCACCGGCTGGGGCGGCGCGTACGGCAACCAGATCGTGATCCGGATGGCAGACGGCATGTACACGCAGTACGGGCACCTGTCGTCCATCGGCGTCACGGTGGGTCAGAAGGTCGTCCCGGGCCAGCAGATCGGCCTGTCCGGCGCCACCGGCAACGTCACCGGCCCGCACCTGCACTTCGAGGCGCGGACCAGCCCCGAGTACGGCTCGGACGTCGACCCGGTCGCCTACCTCCGCAAGCACGGCGTGAACCTCTGA
- a CDS encoding HPr family phosphocarrier protein yields MAERRVNVGWAEGLHARPASIFVRAATAAGVPVTIAKAGGNPVNAASMLAVLGLGAQGGEEIVLASDAEGADAALDRLAKLVSEGLEELPETV; encoded by the coding sequence ATGGCTGAGCGCCGCGTCAACGTCGGCTGGGCCGAGGGCCTCCACGCCCGCCCCGCCTCCATCTTCGTCCGAGCCGCCACGGCCGCAGGCGTCCCGGTGACGATCGCCAAGGCCGGGGGCAACCCCGTCAACGCGGCCTCCATGCTCGCCGTCCTGGGTCTGGGCGCCCAGGGTGGCGAGGAGATCGTCCTCGCCTCCGACGCCGAGGGTGCGGACGCCGCACTCGACCGGCTGGCCAAGCTGGTCTCCGAGGGCCTGGAGGAGCTGCCCGAGACCGTCTGA
- a CDS encoding DNA gyrase/topoisomerase IV subunit A, translated as MARRSTKTPPPDDSFEERILDIDVVDEMRGSYLEYAYSVIYSRALPDARDGLKPVHRRIVYQMNEMGLRPERGYVKCARVVGEVMGKLHPHGDASIYDALVRMAQPFSMRVPLVDGHGNFGSLGNDDPPAAMRYTECRMAEATSLMTESIDEDTVDFAPNYDGQEQEPVALPAAFPNLLVNGSSGIAVGMATNMPPHNLREVVAAARHLIRHPNADLDALMKHVPGPDLPTGGRIVGLDGIRDAYATGRGTFKMRATVSVETVTARRKGLVVTELPFTVGPEKVIAKIKDLVNAKKIQGIADVKDLTDREHGLRLVIEIKNGFVPEAVLEQLYKLTPMEESFGINNVALVDGQPLTLGLKELLEVYLDHRFDVVRRRSEFRRGKKRDRLHLVEGLLTALVDIDEVIRIIRSSENSAQAKERLMERFSLSEVQTQYILDTPLRRLTKYDRIELEAEKDRLTAEIEELTRILESDAELRRLVSAELAAVAKKFGTDRRTVLLESAGAPAATVPLQVADDPCRVLLSSTGLLARTATAEPFPSASGAKRVKHDVIVSAVPTTARGVIGAVTSAGRLLRINVVDLPQLPEPVPAPNLAGGAPLAEFVSLEDDETVVCLTTLDESSPGLALGTEQGVVKRVVPDYPSNKDELEVITLKEGDRIVGAVELRTGEEDLVFITDDAQLLRFQASIVRPQGRPAGGMAGIKLAEGAKVISFTAVDPAADAVVFTVAGSRGTLDDSVQTTAKLTPFDQYPRKGRATGGVRCQRFLKGEDCLSLAWAGPVPARAAQKNGTPVQLPEVDPRRDGSGTSLPKTVAVVAGPVI; from the coding sequence ATGGCCCGCCGCAGCACGAAGACCCCGCCGCCCGACGATTCGTTCGAGGAGAGGATCCTCGACATCGACGTCGTGGACGAGATGCGTGGCTCCTACCTCGAGTACGCGTACTCGGTCATCTACTCGCGCGCCCTGCCGGACGCCCGTGACGGTCTCAAGCCGGTGCACCGCCGGATCGTGTACCAGATGAACGAGATGGGCCTGCGCCCCGAACGCGGCTACGTGAAGTGCGCGCGCGTCGTCGGCGAGGTCATGGGCAAGCTGCACCCGCACGGCGACGCGTCGATCTACGACGCCCTGGTGCGCATGGCGCAGCCCTTCTCCATGCGCGTGCCGCTGGTCGACGGCCACGGCAACTTCGGCTCGCTGGGCAACGACGACCCGCCGGCCGCCATGCGGTACACCGAGTGCCGGATGGCCGAGGCGACGAGCCTGATGACCGAGTCGATCGACGAGGACACGGTCGACTTCGCGCCGAACTACGACGGCCAGGAGCAGGAGCCGGTGGCGCTGCCCGCCGCCTTCCCGAACCTGCTGGTCAACGGCTCCTCGGGCATCGCGGTCGGCATGGCGACGAACATGCCGCCGCACAACCTGCGCGAGGTCGTCGCCGCCGCCCGCCACCTGATCCGGCACCCGAACGCCGACCTGGACGCGCTGATGAAGCACGTCCCGGGACCGGACCTGCCCACCGGCGGCCGGATCGTCGGCCTGGACGGCATCCGGGACGCGTACGCGACCGGCCGCGGCACCTTCAAGATGCGTGCGACCGTCTCGGTGGAGACCGTCACCGCCCGCCGCAAGGGCCTGGTGGTCACCGAACTGCCGTTCACGGTCGGCCCCGAGAAGGTGATCGCGAAGATCAAGGACCTGGTCAACGCGAAGAAGATCCAGGGCATCGCCGACGTCAAGGACCTCACCGACCGCGAGCACGGCCTGCGCCTGGTCATCGAGATCAAGAACGGCTTCGTGCCGGAGGCCGTCCTGGAGCAGCTGTACAAGCTGACCCCGATGGAGGAGTCCTTCGGCATCAACAACGTCGCCCTGGTCGACGGCCAGCCGCTCACCCTGGGCCTGAAGGAGCTGCTGGAGGTCTACCTGGACCACCGCTTCGACGTGGTCCGGCGCCGCAGCGAGTTCCGCCGCGGCAAGAAGCGCGACCGGCTGCACCTGGTCGAGGGCCTGCTGACCGCGCTGGTCGACATCGACGAGGTCATCCGGATCATCCGGTCCAGCGAGAACTCCGCGCAGGCCAAGGAGCGCCTGATGGAGCGCTTCTCGCTGAGCGAGGTGCAGACGCAGTACATCCTCGACACGCCGCTGCGCCGGCTCACCAAGTACGACCGGATCGAGCTGGAGGCGGAGAAGGACAGGCTCACCGCGGAGATCGAGGAGCTGACCCGGATCCTGGAGTCGGACGCGGAGCTGCGCAGGCTCGTCTCGGCCGAGCTGGCCGCGGTGGCCAAGAAGTTCGGCACCGACCGGCGCACGGTCCTGCTGGAGTCCGCGGGCGCCCCGGCGGCCACGGTGCCGCTGCAGGTGGCCGACGACCCGTGCCGGGTGCTGCTGTCCTCGACGGGGCTGCTGGCCCGTACGGCGACCGCGGAGCCGTTCCCGTCGGCGTCGGGCGCCAAGCGCGTCAAGCACGATGTGATCGTCTCGGCGGTGCCGACGACCGCGCGCGGGGTGATCGGCGCGGTGACCTCGGCGGGCCGGCTGCTGCGGATCAACGTGGTCGACCTGCCGCAGCTGCCCGAGCCGGTGCCCGCGCCGAACCTCGCCGGAGGGGCCCCGCTGGCCGAGTTCGTCTCCCTGGAGGACGACGAGACGGTGGTCTGCCTGACCACGCTGGACGAGTCGTCCCCGGGTCTGGCGCTCGGCACCGAGCAGGGTGTCGTCAAGCGGGTGGTGCCCGACTATCCGTCCAACAAGGACGAGTTGGAGGTCATCACCCTGAAGGAGGGCGACCGGATCGTCGGCGCGGTGGAGCTGCGCACCGGCGAGGAGGACCTGGTGTTCATCACGGACGACGCGCAGCTGCTGCGCTTCCAGGCCTCGATCGTCCGCCCCCAGGGCCGCCCGGCGGGCGGTATGGCGGGTATCAAGCTCGCCGAGGGCGCGAAGGTGATCTCCTTCACGGCGGTCGACCCGGCCGCCGACGCGGTGGTGTTCACGGTGGCGGGCTCCCGCGGCACGCTGGACGACTCGGTGCAGACGACGGCCAAGCTGACCCCGTTCGACCAGTATCCGCGCAAGGGCCGGGCCACGGGCGGTGTGCGCTGCCAGCGGTTCCTGAAGGGCGAGGACTGCCTGTCGCTGGCCTGGGCGGGCCCGGTGCCCGCGCGCGCGGCGCAGAAGAACGGCACCCCGGTGCAGCTGCCGGAGGTGGACCCGCGCCGGGACGGCTCGGGCACCTCGCTGCCGAAGACGGTGGCCGTGGTGGCGGGGCCGGTTATCTGA
- a CDS encoding M16 family metallopeptidase has protein sequence MTELATMEFHPQPQPGEARPWAFPAPERTALDNGLTVLRCHRPGQQVVAVEVLLDAPLDAEPAGLDGVATIMARAFSEGTDKHSAEEFAAELERAGATLDAHADHPGVRLSLEVPASRLAKGLGLLSDALRAPAFAESEVERLVRNRLDEIPHELANPSRRAAKELSKELFPATSRMSRPRQGTEETVEKIDAAAVRAFYDRHVRPTTATVVVVGDLTGTDLDGLLGDTLGVWTGTPGEPRPVPPVTADDTGRVVIVDRPGAVQTQLLIGRIGPDRHDRVWPAQVLGTYCLGGTLTSRLDRVLREEKGYTYGVRSFGQVLRSAPDGTGAAMLAISGSVDTPNTGPALDDLWKVLRTVAAEGLTDAERDVAVQNLVGVAPLKYETAAAVASTLADQVEQHLPDDFQATLYRQLAATGTVEATAAVVNAFPVDRLVTVLVGDAASIKAPVEALGIGEVTVVAAE, from the coding sequence GTGACCGAGCTCGCCACCATGGAGTTCCACCCCCAGCCGCAGCCCGGCGAGGCCAGGCCCTGGGCGTTCCCGGCCCCTGAGCGCACCGCGCTCGACAACGGCCTGACCGTGCTGCGCTGCCACCGCCCCGGCCAGCAGGTCGTCGCCGTGGAGGTGCTGCTGGACGCGCCGCTGGACGCGGAGCCGGCCGGCCTGGACGGCGTCGCCACGATCATGGCGCGGGCCTTCTCGGAGGGCACCGACAAGCACTCCGCCGAGGAGTTCGCCGCCGAGCTGGAGCGCGCGGGCGCCACCCTGGACGCGCACGCCGACCACCCCGGCGTCCGGCTCAGCCTGGAGGTCCCGGCCTCCCGCCTGGCCAAGGGCCTCGGGCTGCTCTCCGACGCCCTGCGCGCGCCGGCCTTCGCCGAGAGCGAGGTCGAGCGGCTGGTCCGCAACCGCCTGGACGAGATCCCGCACGAGCTGGCCAACCCCTCCCGCCGGGCCGCCAAGGAGCTCTCCAAGGAGCTGTTCCCGGCGACCTCGCGCATGTCCCGGCCGCGCCAGGGCACCGAGGAGACGGTCGAGAAGATCGACGCGGCGGCCGTACGCGCCTTCTACGACCGCCATGTGCGGCCCACCACGGCCACCGTGGTCGTCGTCGGCGACCTGACCGGCACCGACCTGGACGGGCTGCTCGGCGACACCCTGGGCGTCTGGACCGGTACCCCGGGTGAGCCCCGGCCGGTGCCGCCGGTGACCGCCGACGACACCGGGCGCGTGGTCATCGTGGACCGGCCCGGCGCCGTCCAGACGCAGTTGCTCATCGGCCGGATCGGCCCCGACCGGCACGACCGGGTGTGGCCGGCCCAGGTGCTCGGCACGTACTGCCTCGGCGGCACCCTCACCTCCCGCCTGGACCGCGTCCTGCGCGAGGAGAAGGGCTACACCTACGGCGTGCGCTCCTTCGGGCAGGTCCTGCGGTCCGCGCCGGACGGCACGGGCGCGGCGATGCTCGCCATCAGCGGCTCCGTGGACACGCCGAACACCGGCCCCGCCCTGGACGACCTGTGGAAGGTGCTGCGGACCGTCGCGGCGGAGGGCCTGACCGACGCCGAGCGGGACGTCGCCGTGCAGAACCTGGTCGGCGTGGCGCCGCTGAAGTACGAGACGGCGGCGGCCGTCGCGAGCACGCTGGCCGACCAGGTCGAGCAGCACCTGCCCGACGACTTCCAGGCGACGCTGTACCGGCAGCTGGCCGCCACGGGAACGGTGGAGGCCACCGCGGCCGTCGTGAACGCCTTCCCGGTGGACCGTCTGGTGACCGTCCTCGTCGGTGACGCGGCCAGCATCAAGGCGCCGGTGGAGGCGCTCGGCATCGGTGAAGTGACCGTGGTGGCGGCCGAGTAA
- a CDS encoding DUF5998 family protein, whose protein sequence is MDAMAKTSTTTQGLRAAIERSGYYPALVAEAVEAAVGGEPVRSYLVHQETTFDQNEVRRHVTVLVLTGNRFIVSHTDEQAADSTSPTPYATTSTESVKLDRISSVVVSRVVANPEQYTPGTPPREVVLTIGWGAVSRVDLEPAACGDPNCDADHGYTGSSTADDLSLRVSEAGDGPETVRQALAFAQAISEATADLTR, encoded by the coding sequence ATGGACGCCATGGCCAAGACCAGTACGACGACCCAGGGGCTGCGCGCGGCGATCGAGCGCAGCGGCTACTACCCGGCCCTCGTGGCCGAGGCGGTGGAGGCCGCTGTGGGCGGCGAGCCCGTCCGGTCGTACCTGGTCCACCAGGAGACGACGTTCGACCAGAACGAGGTGCGCCGGCACGTCACCGTGCTGGTCCTCACCGGCAACCGCTTCATCGTCAGCCACACCGACGAGCAGGCCGCCGACAGCACGTCCCCGACGCCGTACGCCACCACCTCCACCGAGTCCGTGAAGCTCGACCGGATCTCCTCGGTCGTGGTCAGCCGGGTGGTGGCGAACCCGGAGCAGTACACGCCGGGCACACCGCCGCGCGAGGTCGTGCTGACCATCGGCTGGGGCGCGGTCAGCCGTGTCGACCTGGAGCCCGCCGCCTGCGGCGACCCCAACTGCGACGCCGACCACGGCTACACGGGCAGCTCCACGGCGGACGACCTCAGCCTGCGCGTCAGCGAGGCCGGGGACGGCCCGGAGACGGTGCGCCAGGCGCTCGCCTTCGCGCAGGCCATCTCGGAGGCGACCGCGGACCTCACGCGCTGA
- a CDS encoding GntR family transcriptional regulator, with the protein MRIPAHSVCTAVRDDIVAGVYERGSRLTEEVLARRYGVSRVPVREALRTLEAEGFVVTRRHAGACVAEPTEQEAADLLEMRMLLEPLGAARAAQRRTEAHLKVLRGLVRLGQERARRGGSEDLRSLGGWFHETLAQASGSPSLTSMLTQLRHKIAWMYTVEAPASPTESWTEHGAIVDAVARGDAERARALTTLHAERATGAHRLRFSGAAERVRTSQQAVNMSGQRH; encoded by the coding sequence ATGCGTATTCCGGCGCACTCGGTGTGTACCGCTGTCCGGGACGACATCGTCGCGGGCGTCTACGAGCGCGGCAGCCGCCTCACCGAGGAAGTCCTGGCCCGCCGGTACGGCGTCTCGCGCGTCCCCGTGCGCGAAGCCCTGCGCACCCTGGAGGCCGAGGGCTTCGTGGTGACGCGCCGGCACGCGGGCGCGTGTGTGGCCGAGCCGACCGAGCAGGAGGCCGCCGACCTGCTGGAGATGCGGATGCTGCTGGAGCCGCTGGGTGCCGCCCGGGCCGCCCAGCGGCGCACCGAGGCCCATCTGAAGGTGCTGCGCGGCCTGGTCCGGCTGGGCCAGGAACGGGCCAGGAGGGGCGGCAGCGAGGATCTGCGCTCGCTGGGCGGCTGGTTCCACGAGACGCTCGCCCAGGCCTCCGGCAGCCCCTCGCTCACCTCGATGCTCACCCAGCTGCGACACAAGATCGCCTGGATGTACACGGTCGAGGCACCGGCCAGCCCCACGGAGTCCTGGACCGAGCACGGCGCCATCGTGGACGCGGTGGCGCGGGGCGACGCCGAGCGCGCGCGGGCGCTCACCACTTTGCACGCCGAGCGTGCGACGGGCGCGCACCGGCTGCGTTTTTCCGGTGCCGCGGAGCGTGTGAGGACTTCGCAACAAGCCGTAAACATGTCGGGTCAGCGACATTAA
- a CDS encoding M16 family metallopeptidase: MPMGHTTTAEAGSGGLTATEHRLANGLRVVLSEDHLTPVAAVCLWYDVGSRHEVKGRTGLAHLFEHLMFQGSAQVKGNGHFELVQGAGGSLNGTTSFERTNYFETMPAHQLELALWLEADRMGSLLAALDDESMENQRDVVKNERRQRYDNVPYGTAFEKLTALSYPEGHPYHHTPIGSMADLDAATLEDARQFFRTYYAPNNAVLSVVGDIDPQQTLAWVEKYFGSIASHDGKPQPRDGSLPDIIGEQKREVVVEEVPARALMAAYRLPHDGTRACDAADLALTILGGGESSRLYNRLVRRDRTAVAAGFGLLRLAGAPSMGWLDVKTSGDVEVPVIEAAIDEELARFAAEGPTPEEMERAQAQLEREWLDRLGTVAGRADELCRYAVLFGDPQLALTAVKRVLEVTPEEVQEVAAARLRPDNRAVLVYEPKSPEAAPDAGIPDDPEQEATVEAGRDETENEETAK, from the coding sequence ATGCCCATGGGTCACACGACCACAGCCGAGGCAGGCTCCGGGGGCCTGACAGCGACCGAGCACCGCCTGGCCAACGGTCTGCGCGTGGTGCTCTCCGAGGACCACCTGACCCCGGTGGCGGCGGTCTGCCTCTGGTACGACGTCGGCTCCCGCCACGAAGTCAAGGGCCGTACCGGCCTGGCTCACCTCTTCGAGCACCTGATGTTCCAGGGCTCCGCGCAGGTGAAGGGCAACGGGCACTTCGAGCTGGTGCAGGGCGCCGGCGGCTCGCTCAACGGCACCACGAGCTTCGAGCGCACCAACTACTTCGAGACCATGCCCGCCCACCAGCTGGAGCTGGCCCTCTGGCTGGAGGCCGACCGCATGGGCTCGCTGCTGGCCGCCCTGGACGACGAGTCCATGGAGAACCAGCGGGACGTCGTCAAGAACGAGCGGCGCCAGCGCTACGACAACGTCCCCTACGGCACCGCCTTCGAGAAGCTGACCGCGCTGTCGTACCCGGAGGGCCACCCCTACCACCACACGCCGATCGGCTCGATGGCGGACCTGGACGCGGCCACCCTGGAGGACGCCCGCCAGTTCTTCCGCACCTACTACGCACCGAACAACGCGGTGCTCTCCGTGGTCGGCGACATCGACCCCCAGCAGACCCTCGCCTGGGTGGAGAAGTACTTCGGCTCCATCGCGTCCCACGACGGCAAGCCCCAGCCGCGTGACGGCTCGCTGCCGGACATCATCGGCGAGCAGAAGCGCGAGGTCGTCGTGGAGGAGGTCCCGGCGCGCGCCCTGATGGCCGCCTACCGGCTCCCGCACGACGGCACGCGCGCGTGCGACGCGGCCGACCTGGCCCTGACCATCCTCGGCGGCGGCGAGTCCTCCCGCCTGTACAACCGGCTGGTGCGCCGGGACCGTACGGCCGTCGCGGCCGGCTTCGGCCTGCTGCGCCTGGCCGGCGCGCCCTCCATGGGCTGGCTGGACGTGAAGACCTCCGGTGACGTCGAGGTGCCGGTCATCGAGGCCGCCATCGACGAGGAGCTGGCCCGGTTCGCCGCGGAGGGCCCCACCCCCGAGGAGATGGAGCGCGCCCAGGCGCAGCTGGAGCGCGAGTGGCTGGACCGGCTCGGCACGGTCGCCGGCCGCGCCGACGAACTGTGCCGGTACGCCGTCCTCTTCGGCGACCCGCAGCTCGCCCTGACGGCCGTCAAGCGCGTCCTGGAGGTCACCCCGGAGGAGGTCCAGGAGGTGGCGGCGGCCCGCCTGCGGCCCGACAACCGCGCGGTCCTCGTCTACGAGCCGAAGTCACCGGAGGCCGCCCCGGACGCCGGGATCCCCGACGACCCCGAGCAGGAAGCGACCGTAGAGGCGGGCCGCGACGAGACCGAGAACGAGGAGACGGCCAAGTGA